A single Leptolyngbya sp. FACHB-261 DNA region contains:
- a CDS encoding glycosyltransferase family 4 protein, which produces MNTMRHQLSSQRFLKGAVFSLYQLAKISQKLGSVSSSRSLHSVAHISSTYFSDYSQIGGGERYVTSLAEAMANYVDTVLISFGPTRKSLKQGKLRLEVYPASGAVTNPTSYGFLQELINVDLVHCHQYRKSVTNLAIATSAALRKPVFVTDHGGGGSKISDAIPLSKLLNGFLLVSDFSAKSLPSTKTSKVIYGGVSNKFIAEETYREKDKRILFVGRLLPHKGVNYLIEAIDENVQLDIVGRAYDEQYFALLQELSKGKKVKFVTSANDSEIVETYQGALVTILPSVYVDVNSNQHVAPELLGLVLLESMACGTPVICTDVGGMPEIVEDGVTGFVVPPNDPTALRERINWLVNNPEAALQMGQRARERVIEKFTWDSVAKRCLEAYRQSA; this is translated from the coding sequence ATGAATACGATGCGTCACCAATTGTCTAGTCAACGATTTTTGAAGGGTGCAGTTTTCTCTCTGTATCAACTAGCAAAAATCTCTCAAAAGCTTGGCTCTGTTAGCAGCAGTCGTTCTCTTCATTCTGTTGCACATATATCTTCTACCTACTTCAGCGACTATTCTCAAATTGGTGGTGGTGAAAGATATGTTACGAGCCTTGCAGAGGCGATGGCCAATTATGTTGACACTGTCCTAATTAGCTTTGGACCAACGCGAAAAAGTCTCAAGCAAGGAAAGCTCAGGCTTGAAGTTTATCCTGCTTCTGGAGCAGTGACTAATCCCACCTCATACGGGTTTCTTCAAGAACTAATCAATGTTGATCTGGTTCATTGCCACCAGTATAGAAAGAGTGTCACAAATCTAGCTATTGCTACTAGTGCAGCGTTAAGAAAGCCTGTCTTCGTGACTGATCATGGGGGTGGGGGTAGCAAAATCTCGGATGCAATACCTTTGTCTAAGCTGCTCAATGGTTTTCTTCTGGTCTCTGATTTCTCTGCAAAATCCTTACCTTCTACAAAAACATCCAAAGTTATTTATGGAGGAGTTAGCAACAAATTCATTGCCGAAGAGACATATCGAGAAAAAGATAAAAGAATACTGTTTGTCGGACGGTTACTCCCACACAAAGGCGTCAACTACCTGATTGAGGCAATTGATGAGAACGTCCAGTTGGACATCGTTGGCAGAGCTTATGATGAACAATACTTTGCTTTACTACAGGAACTATCTAAAGGGAAGAAAGTTAAGTTTGTCACTAGCGCAAATGACAGTGAAATTGTAGAGACTTATCAAGGCGCGCTTGTAACAATATTGCCATCAGTATACGTAGATGTTAACTCAAACCAACATGTTGCCCCAGAATTACTAGGTTTAGTTCTTCTAGAGAGCATGGCCTGTGGAACCCCTGTGATTTGTACAGATGTTGGCGGTATGCCAGAGATTGTAGAGGATGGAGTCACTGGCTTTGTCGTACCACCTAACGACCCAACAGCACTGAGAGAGCGGATTAACTGGCTAGTTAATAATCCTGAGGCTGCCCTACAGATGGGCCAAAGGGCACGAGAACGAGTCATTGAGAAGTTTACCTGGGACAGCGTGGCTAAACGCTGCTTAGAAGCTTATCGTCAATCAGCTTAG
- a CDS encoding DapH/DapD/GlmU-related protein, which translates to MKICSSNYRRAFSHLNELALFWYYLFNGSRRNVRGSNNLLLVDQQALSLTLKNVSFKITGNENTVVIEKGARISNTRITISGSRNKLVIGEGCNIGHLSTSSLWIEDHDCQMFIGKGTTIGGATIGVSEPYSKVTIGNDCMFAHGIDIRCGDSHSIIDLSSNQRINFPKDVHIGSHVWIARNAQVLKGVTIGENSVIGTGSVVTKDVPPNSIVAGVPARVLRTGVTWAREKIYREAVTSHDEPETAISLPIN; encoded by the coding sequence ATGAAGATCTGCTCATCTAACTATCGTAGAGCGTTTTCACATTTGAACGAGTTAGCTCTGTTTTGGTACTACTTGTTTAATGGAAGTCGTCGAAACGTACGTGGTAGCAATAACCTGCTCCTAGTAGATCAGCAAGCTCTCTCTCTTACCTTAAAGAACGTATCTTTCAAAATAACAGGTAATGAAAACACTGTAGTCATAGAAAAAGGGGCACGTATTTCCAACACAAGGATTACTATCTCTGGCTCTCGTAACAAGCTAGTTATCGGAGAAGGGTGTAATATCGGCCATCTGAGCACTAGTTCTCTGTGGATAGAGGATCATGATTGTCAGATGTTCATTGGTAAGGGAACGACTATCGGAGGAGCAACTATCGGAGTCTCTGAGCCATATTCAAAAGTCACTATTGGTAATGACTGTATGTTTGCTCACGGGATTGATATTAGATGTGGAGATTCTCATTCGATTATTGATCTGAGCTCTAATCAACGGATCAATTTTCCTAAGGACGTGCATATCGGAAGCCACGTATGGATTGCAAGAAATGCGCAGGTTTTAAAGGGTGTCACCATTGGAGAGAATAGTGTGATTGGTACTGGCTCAGTCGTCACGAAGGACGTTCCTCCAAACAGTATCGTAGCAGGTGTACCTGCTCGTGTTTTGAGAACTGGAGTAACTTGGGCCAGAGAGAAAATATACAGGGAGGCTGTTACCTCACACGATGAGCCTGAGACGGCTATCAGTCTCCCTATCAACTAG
- a CDS encoding glycosyltransferase family 2 protein: protein MTSRISAVICTLNRAEYLRKAIHSLSQQTLPQEKYEIIVVDNGSTDNTKAVVQEFQSLTNLRYLYEPIKGLSRARNTGWRNASGEYIAYLDDDAVAYPQWLEKIVEAFDTVKPQPGCVGGKVSPIWEAPRPAWMPDSLLKFFTIVDYSEKPITLNSNQWIAGANISFPRHLLEAIGEFQTGLGRTGKKLLSMEENLLQEEIRKRGYHCYYHPEIAVNHHIPASRLTQEWMSRRLYWEGISAAIAKTQRESLSNTIRLKLGVRATRNLLKSPKKLARMSLPADNSERFALKCMALQEVGYIAGMLGVVK from the coding sequence ATGACCTCACGGATCTCTGCTGTCATCTGCACTCTCAATCGCGCTGAATACTTGCGTAAGGCGATTCATAGCCTATCGCAGCAAACCCTGCCACAGGAGAAGTACGAGATCATTGTCGTTGACAATGGCTCAACAGATAATACGAAGGCTGTGGTTCAAGAATTCCAATCTCTTACAAATTTACGGTACCTCTATGAGCCAATAAAAGGGCTATCTCGAGCTAGGAATACCGGATGGCGCAACGCCTCGGGCGAGTACATTGCCTACTTGGATGATGATGCAGTTGCTTACCCTCAATGGTTGGAGAAAATTGTCGAGGCTTTTGACACAGTCAAGCCTCAGCCCGGCTGTGTGGGGGGTAAGGTCTCGCCTATCTGGGAGGCTCCGAGGCCAGCTTGGATGCCTGACAGCCTATTAAAGTTTTTCACTATCGTCGATTATTCTGAGAAACCCATTACTTTAAACTCTAATCAATGGATTGCTGGAGCTAACATCTCTTTCCCTAGGCATCTTCTAGAAGCTATCGGTGAATTCCAGACTGGTCTTGGCAGAACTGGCAAAAAGCTGTTGTCAATGGAGGAGAACTTACTTCAGGAAGAAATTAGGAAGCGAGGATACCATTGCTACTATCATCCTGAAATTGCTGTCAATCATCACATACCAGCCTCACGATTAACTCAAGAATGGATGTCTCGTAGGCTCTATTGGGAGGGAATTTCTGCTGCAATTGCTAAAACTCAGCGGGAGTCTCTCTCAAATACTATACGGTTGAAGCTGGGGGTACGTGCGACCCGAAATCTGCTGAAATCACCTAAGAAATTGGCTCGTATGTCGCTTCCAGCTGACAACTCGGAGCGTTTTGCCTTAAAGTGTATGGCTCTTCAGGAGGTTGGCTATATTGCTGGCATGCTCGGGGTAGTTAAGTAA
- a CDS encoding polysaccharide pyruvyl transferase family protein: protein MRIFVEQSGYPLLNMGDLAMLQVAVSRLKSLWPNALIEVLTISPELLTRSCPQANPVLTKGQKIWLAPISKGLYKRSPKFLGVHLSELEWWFRCNWPSVTKLLIQKRLKKNSSQDDLKDFELFLEAVEKADLVVAAGGGYITDTFEQKTRITLSILGLAKRLGKPTVMLGHGLGPLQKPELRHKAKAVLSSVDLISLREKRAGIQLLNSLNVPQSHVVVTGDDAIEMAYEARSEEIGGGIGINLRVAEYSGVNTGVVEAIRLALQEFAIQKNVPLLPVPIELRPPDSDVETIQKLLAGYDNASDGGQSLNTPLKVIQQAGRCRVVVTGSYHAGVFSLSQGIPIIGLAKSAYYKDKFLGLADQFGIGCEVVLLDDEQLQQKLTASINRAWCTADEVRPQLLAAAKRQINLGHSAYKRVHELIESRRS from the coding sequence ATGAGAATTTTTGTTGAACAGAGCGGTTATCCTCTACTAAACATGGGGGATCTAGCAATGCTTCAAGTTGCTGTGTCAAGGCTGAAGAGCTTATGGCCTAATGCCTTAATCGAAGTGTTGACAATCTCACCCGAACTACTCACCCGATCTTGTCCACAGGCGAACCCAGTTTTAACAAAAGGTCAAAAAATCTGGCTTGCTCCGATTTCAAAGGGCCTCTACAAGAGGTCGCCTAAATTCCTTGGGGTACATTTATCAGAATTGGAGTGGTGGTTTCGTTGCAACTGGCCCTCTGTAACTAAGCTTCTAATCCAGAAGAGGCTTAAGAAAAACTCTAGCCAAGATGACTTAAAAGATTTTGAATTGTTCTTAGAAGCCGTTGAAAAAGCTGACTTGGTTGTTGCCGCTGGAGGAGGATATATCACAGACACTTTTGAGCAGAAGACTAGAATAACCTTAAGCATTTTGGGATTGGCAAAGCGCTTGGGTAAGCCAACTGTAATGTTGGGACATGGCTTAGGTCCGTTGCAGAAGCCGGAGTTACGTCACAAGGCCAAAGCAGTGCTTTCCTCTGTGGATCTAATTTCCCTTCGAGAGAAGCGGGCAGGAATTCAACTTCTTAATTCACTCAATGTTCCACAATCTCATGTTGTTGTTACAGGAGACGATGCCATTGAGATGGCTTATGAGGCTCGATCCGAAGAAATAGGCGGCGGAATTGGGATTAATTTAAGAGTTGCTGAATATTCAGGAGTGAACACAGGGGTTGTCGAGGCTATTCGTTTGGCGTTGCAAGAGTTTGCAATTCAGAAGAACGTTCCTCTGCTTCCAGTGCCTATAGAGCTACGCCCTCCTGACTCTGATGTCGAAACTATTCAGAAGCTTTTAGCCGGCTACGATAATGCCTCTGACGGAGGGCAAAGCCTCAATACTCCCCTTAAGGTGATCCAGCAAGCTGGCCGGTGCCGCGTCGTAGTTACAGGAAGTTATCACGCTGGAGTTTTCTCACTATCTCAGGGAATTCCTATTATTGGTTTAGCTAAATCTGCTTATTACAAGGACAAATTCTTGGGCTTAGCAGATCAATTTGGGATTGGTTGCGAAGTGGTTCTACTGGACGATGAGCAACTGCAACAGAAATTGACAGCTAGCATCAATAGGGCATGGTGTACTGCCGATGAAGTTAGACCTCAACTTTTAGCAGCTGCAAAACGACAAATTAACTTAGGTCACTCTGCTTATAAGCGAGTTCATGAGTTGATTGAATCCCGTCGCTCATAG
- a CDS encoding ABC transporter ATP-binding protein: MSSGMIATETVTKTQDQEVVLSVQNISKKFCRDLSKSLFYGTKDMLTELVGGRRKSDTLRKGEFWSLSNVSFQLRRGETLGLVGSNGAGKSTLLRVLSGLIRPDVGLVEVNGRLAPLIALGAGFNPVLTGRENIYANMSILGLANREINERFDAVVEFAEIGHAIDAPVQSYSSGMAARLGFSCAIHTEPDILLIDEVLAVGDSRFRAKCLRKLHELRQKQTAFILVSHNAHTILTVCESAIYLKKGAMITAGETPAVVNQYEKDLFFDGVEKGVGPKFFAEKPESESTGLDITGVVFRNGQGEIVEAPVSGEPAYIGISCKARRKLENVGASLVIKGLGEGGEAVLLMNSLGDKQVMNFLPGDHEIQVQMPYLGLKLGAYTLDIFLKENGLYALDEVEAFVFTVEGEESVGRGLFYQPREWKVVAE; this comes from the coding sequence ATGTCTAGCGGAATGATTGCTACAGAAACGGTTACCAAGACTCAAGACCAGGAAGTCGTTCTCTCGGTGCAGAACATCTCCAAAAAGTTCTGTCGAGATTTAAGTAAGTCCTTGTTCTACGGAACCAAAGACATGCTTACTGAGTTAGTAGGCGGACGTAGAAAGAGCGATACCCTGCGTAAAGGAGAGTTTTGGTCGCTGAGTAATGTCAGTTTTCAACTTCGTCGAGGTGAAACTCTAGGACTGGTTGGTTCAAACGGTGCAGGTAAATCAACGCTTCTGCGCGTCCTCAGTGGTTTGATCCGACCGGATGTAGGACTAGTAGAGGTGAATGGTCGATTAGCACCTCTAATTGCTCTGGGGGCCGGGTTTAACCCTGTTCTAACAGGGCGGGAGAATATCTACGCCAACATGTCAATCTTGGGCTTAGCTAACCGCGAAATCAACGAAAGATTTGATGCAGTTGTGGAGTTTGCTGAGATTGGTCATGCTATCGATGCACCTGTGCAAAGTTATAGCTCTGGGATGGCTGCTCGTCTCGGCTTCTCCTGCGCTATCCATACCGAGCCCGATATTCTGCTAATTGACGAAGTTTTGGCAGTCGGTGACAGCCGGTTCCGGGCTAAGTGTCTGCGCAAGCTCCACGAGCTAAGACAGAAACAGACTGCTTTTATCCTGGTTAGTCACAACGCTCATACCATCCTAACGGTATGTGAGTCCGCCATCTACTTGAAGAAAGGCGCAATGATAACTGCTGGCGAAACGCCAGCCGTGGTGAACCAGTACGAGAAGGACCTTTTCTTCGATGGTGTAGAGAAAGGTGTTGGCCCCAAATTCTTCGCTGAGAAACCTGAGAGTGAGAGTACTGGTTTAGATATCACCGGTGTTGTCTTCCGAAACGGACAAGGTGAAATCGTTGAAGCGCCAGTCAGTGGAGAGCCTGCCTATATCGGTATCAGCTGCAAAGCCCGACGTAAGCTTGAGAATGTCGGGGCTTCGCTTGTAATTAAGGGACTTGGTGAAGGCGGTGAAGCAGTTCTGCTCATGAATAGCCTTGGCGATAAGCAAGTGATGAATTTTTTGCCTGGAGATCACGAAATTCAGGTTCAGATGCCTTATCTCGGCTTAAAGCTAGGGGCCTATACCCTAGATATATTTCTCAAAGAGAACGGGCTATATGCTCTTGACGAAGTTGAAGCCTTTGTATTTACGGTTGAAGGTGAGGAGAGTGTAGGTAGGGGGCTGTTCTATCAGCCACGAGAGTGGAAAGTAGTTGCTGAATAA
- a CDS encoding ABC transporter permease: protein MKPVHRPNRVTPRVRYTPDNQLKDPIGLFRQMGRDLLASRELAWRLMVRNISAQYRQSILGVAWAVLPAVLTAAIFTAASSAKVVNLGTTDLPYPAYVAFSMTLWQTFVEALQGPSMAVASSKGMMAKINFPREAIILAKLGEVLFNFSIKLILIVLIFLVFRIPVGWSALLAPVGLIHMVMLGTAVGLLIAPMGGLYQDFNKGITLASTVWMFATPVLYAKPFTGTFAEVVKYNPVTPLLITTRELATTGIISNPQGFWISSALAFFGLLLAWLVYRLSMPFVIERISS from the coding sequence TTGAAACCAGTTCATCGTCCTAATCGAGTGACTCCCAGAGTCCGCTACACGCCAGATAATCAGTTGAAGGATCCCATCGGATTGTTTAGGCAAATGGGACGCGACTTGCTAGCGAGCCGCGAACTAGCTTGGCGTTTGATGGTACGTAACATCAGTGCTCAGTACCGACAGTCAATTCTAGGCGTAGCCTGGGCAGTACTACCAGCCGTTTTGACCGCAGCGATTTTTACAGCGGCAAGCAGTGCCAAAGTCGTGAATTTGGGCACAACAGATTTGCCCTATCCAGCTTACGTGGCCTTCAGTATGACGCTATGGCAGACCTTTGTCGAGGCGCTACAGGGGCCATCAATGGCTGTTGCCTCCTCAAAGGGCATGATGGCTAAGATTAACTTTCCGAGAGAAGCGATCATCTTAGCGAAGCTGGGTGAGGTGTTGTTTAACTTCTCGATCAAGTTGATCCTGATCGTCCTGATCTTTCTGGTGTTTCGGATTCCTGTTGGTTGGTCAGCCTTGCTGGCTCCAGTGGGTTTAATCCATATGGTTATGCTGGGGACTGCTGTAGGCTTGTTGATCGCTCCAATGGGTGGTTTGTACCAGGATTTCAACAAAGGGATCACCCTAGCTTCGACGGTCTGGATGTTTGCAACTCCAGTGCTTTACGCTAAACCTTTTACTGGGACGTTTGCTGAGGTTGTGAAATACAATCCTGTGACGCCCCTACTGATTACGACTCGCGAGTTAGCAACTACTGGAATAATCTCTAATCCCCAAGGATTCTGGATTTCGAGTGCTCTTGCCTTCTTCGGCTTGTTGCTGGCATGGCTTGTCTACCGTCTATCGATGCCCTTTGTCATTGAACGGATTAGTTCCTAA
- the hepA gene encoding heterocyst formation ABC transporter subunit HepA encodes MHLKLPLPVRNLLIATDFWQKNGFILREFRHFPRIAILALVFSFLAAAFEGFGVGFILSFLQNLTNPEAQPIQTGINWVDIWILGVDAPIAERLYRVSALILLTTWLRSAFTYWSRVYSELAQINLSDRIRKQIFEQLQSLNLSFFAKKRSSELINSITSEVYQLQQAFGVVSFYINKGSILLAYVVSMALLSWQLTVLSLILFSLLTAGISTLLGQVREASFERTRASNRFIGVVMEFVSGIRTVQAFATHEFERKRFHDASLDIVKSVEKSVSVNALVEPLSEGAATSILIGMLVLAFTILIPKGQLGTASLLTFLFVLFRIMPIMRQMNGARAQISNFQGALANVRELLRTDDKPYLIDGHIAFSGLRRAIELVSVDFGYSPEQLVLQNVTLTINRGEMTALIGASGAGKTTLADLIPRFYDPALGMVLIDGVDLRDFKINTMRRKLAVVSQDTFIFNTSVRNNIAYGIEGADEAAIWEAARQANALEFIQEMSEGLDTQLGDRGVRLSGGQRQRIAIARALLRNPEILILDEATSALDSVSERLIQESIEKLSVGRTVLAIAHRLSTISQANRVVVMEQGRIVEQGGYQELLAKRGELWKYHQMQYGIGPVG; translated from the coding sequence ATGCACCTCAAGCTGCCTCTACCCGTTCGCAATCTGCTGATAGCCACTGACTTCTGGCAGAAAAACGGCTTTATTCTACGAGAATTTAGGCACTTTCCTCGGATTGCGATTCTGGCGCTGGTGTTTTCCTTTTTGGCTGCGGCATTTGAGGGCTTTGGGGTTGGCTTTATTTTGTCTTTTTTGCAAAATCTAACTAACCCTGAAGCTCAGCCTATCCAAACAGGAATTAATTGGGTTGATATCTGGATTTTGGGAGTTGATGCGCCTATTGCAGAAAGGCTCTATCGTGTTTCTGCGCTGATTCTACTAACCACTTGGCTACGCTCAGCCTTCACCTACTGGAGTAGAGTCTACAGTGAGCTAGCTCAGATTAATCTATCGGACCGAATCCGAAAGCAAATCTTTGAGCAATTGCAGTCTCTAAATCTGAGCTTTTTTGCTAAAAAGCGCTCCTCTGAGCTAATTAACAGCATCACCTCTGAGGTCTATCAGCTTCAGCAAGCGTTCGGTGTGGTTTCTTTCTACATCAACAAAGGCTCGATTTTGTTGGCCTATGTAGTGTCGATGGCTCTACTCTCCTGGCAGCTAACAGTTTTGTCGCTCATACTGTTCAGTCTACTAACTGCGGGCATTTCAACCCTATTGGGGCAGGTGCGCGAGGCCAGTTTTGAACGAACCCGAGCTAGCAATCGGTTTATTGGTGTAGTAATGGAGTTTGTAAGTGGTATTCGCACAGTACAGGCTTTTGCTACCCATGAATTTGAGCGTAAACGGTTTCATGATGCCAGTCTAGATATTGTTAAGTCTGTTGAAAAATCAGTTTCTGTTAATGCTCTAGTAGAACCCCTCTCTGAGGGAGCGGCAACCAGCATTTTGATTGGCATGCTGGTTTTGGCATTCACAATTCTAATTCCAAAGGGACAACTAGGAACAGCTTCGCTGCTGACCTTTCTGTTTGTCCTGTTTCGCATCATGCCAATCATGCGGCAGATGAATGGTGCGCGAGCACAAATCAGCAATTTTCAAGGGGCTCTAGCAAATGTCAGGGAACTACTGAGAACTGATGATAAACCCTATCTGATTGACGGACATATTGCCTTTTCTGGTTTGAGGCGAGCGATTGAATTAGTGTCAGTGGACTTTGGCTACAGCCCAGAACAGCTTGTCCTTCAAAATGTGACACTAACTATCAATCGGGGGGAGATGACAGCTCTGATTGGTGCCTCAGGAGCGGGTAAAACAACTTTGGCCGATCTAATTCCTCGCTTCTACGATCCCGCTCTAGGCATGGTTCTGATTGACGGGGTGGATCTGCGTGACTTCAAAATCAACACGATGCGCCGTAAATTGGCAGTTGTTAGCCAAGATACCTTTATCTTCAATACGTCAGTTCGCAACAATATTGCTTACGGCATTGAAGGGGCGGATGAGGCTGCAATCTGGGAAGCGGCTCGTCAGGCCAATGCTCTGGAGTTTATCCAGGAGATGTCAGAAGGCCTTGATACACAACTGGGAGACAGAGGGGTCCGGCTATCAGGGGGGCAACGCCAACGCATTGCGATAGCTCGTGCCCTACTACGGAATCCTGAAATTCTGATTTTGGACGAAGCAACCAGTGCACTGGATTCTGTTTCAGAGCGGCTAATTCAGGAATCGATAGAGAAGCTCTCTGTTGGTCGTACGGTGCTTGCCATTGCCCATCGCTTATCCACGATCTCTCAGGCTAATAGGGTAGTGGTCATGGAGCAGGGCCGCATTGTTGAGCAGGGAGGTTATCAGGAGTTATTAGCGAAGCGTGGCGAGCTCTGGAAGTATCACCAGATGCAGTATGGAATTGGTCCTGTAGGCTGA
- the hepC gene encoding heterocyst development glycosyltransferase HepC, which yields MTISTSPTLREYAPLSSRPKNYSSPGCILIWRQGQLLVRRSEKLRQPYMPALESEVLLVECLKHSPVRLVRLDPDLEEAKLKLWADACAQAQKTVFLQVPPAVGLPSQSSPLGWQLKRLVDRTGAAVLLLLLSPLMLTLALLIYSQTPGPILFRQWRVGERGRLFQVLKFRTMVVGADRLHHQVMGGQTGLHKREDDPRITPLGRWLRKYSLDELPQLFNVLRGEMSLVGPRPWALYDAVRISLPGRQRLNATPGMTGAWQVGARSTLLDLDAVNRCDLEYLYNWSLWRDLKILLLTIPKVLSGFGAY from the coding sequence ATGACAATCTCCACCAGTCCAACTCTGCGTGAGTATGCTCCTCTTAGCTCCAGACCGAAAAACTACAGTTCACCGGGCTGTATCCTCATTTGGCGACAAGGGCAGCTGTTGGTAAGGCGCTCCGAGAAGTTGCGACAGCCCTATATGCCCGCTTTAGAAAGTGAGGTTTTGCTGGTCGAGTGTCTAAAACATTCACCGGTCCGGCTAGTTCGGTTGGACCCAGATTTAGAGGAAGCCAAGCTAAAGCTATGGGCTGATGCCTGTGCCCAAGCCCAGAAGACAGTGTTTTTGCAAGTGCCACCTGCTGTAGGGTTACCCAGCCAGAGCAGCCCTCTGGGTTGGCAGCTCAAGCGGTTGGTGGATCGGACTGGAGCGGCCGTGCTGTTGCTGCTGCTCAGTCCACTCATGCTGACTTTGGCACTGCTGATTTACAGCCAGACACCAGGACCAATTCTGTTCCGACAGTGGCGTGTAGGAGAGCGGGGACGGCTGTTTCAAGTTCTCAAGTTTCGCACGATGGTTGTTGGGGCAGATCGGTTGCACCATCAAGTGATGGGCGGTCAGACCGGTCTACACAAGCGGGAGGATGATCCCCGCATCACACCCCTGGGCCGATGGTTGCGCAAATATAGCCTGGATGAACTCCCTCAACTGTTCAATGTATTGCGTGGCGAAATGAGCTTAGTAGGGCCTCGGCCTTGGGCTCTATACGATGCAGTTCGCATCAGCTTGCCAGGAAGACAACGGCTGAACGCAACACCAGGTATGACTGGCGCCTGGCAAGTGGGAGCCCGTTCCACCCTTCTAGATTTGGACGCTGTCAACCGCTGTGATTTGGAATATCTCTACAACTGGTCATTGTGGCGAGACTTAAAAATTCTGCTGCTGACGATTCCTAAAGTTCTCTCAGGCTTTGGCGCTTACTAG